The Kineosporia corallincola genome segment GTCACCCACGACCGGTACTTCCTCGACAACGTGGCCGAGTGGATCCTCGAGCTGGACCGCGGCCGGGCCTACCCCTACGAGGGCAACTACTCCACCTACCTGGAGAAGAAGGCCCAGCGTCTGGCCGTGCAGGGCAAGAAGGACGCCAAGCTGGCCAAGCGCCTGGCCGACGAGCTCGACTGGGTGCGGCAGAACGCCAAGGGCCGGCAGACCAAGAGCAAGGCCCGCCTGGCCCGTTACGAAGAGATGGCGGCCGAGGCGGAGCGCACCCGCAAGCTCGACTTCGAGGAGATCCAGATCCCGGCGGGTCCCCGCCTGGGTTCATTGGTGATCGAGACCCAGAAGCTGGGCAAGAGCTTCGGCGAGCGCGAGCTGATCAAGGACCTGTCGTTCAACCTCCCGCGCAACGGCATCGTCGGCGTCATCGGCCCGAACGGTGTGGGTAAGACCACGCTGTTCAAGACCATCGTCGGTCTGGAAGAGCCCACCAGCGGCCAGGTCCGGGTCGGCGAGACGGTCCTGACCTCCTACGTCGACCAGAACCGCGGTGGTCTCGACCCGAAGAAGACGCTGTGGGAGACGGTTTCCGACGGCCTCGACTACATCAAGGTCGGCCAGGTCGAGGTGCCCTCGCGCGCCTACGTGGCGGCCTTCGGGTTCAAGGGGCCCGACCAGCAGAAGCCGACCGGTGTGCTGTCCGGTGGTGAGCGCAACCGGCTCAACCTGGCGCTCACCCTCAAGCAGGGCGGAAACCTGCTGCTGCTCGACGAGCCCACCAACGACCTCGACGTGGAGACGCTGGGGTCGCTGGAGAACGCGCTGCTGGAGTTCCCGGGCTGTGCCGTGGTCATCTCCCACGACCGGTGGTTCCTCGACCGGGTCACCACACACATCCTCGCCTACGAGGGCACCGAGGAAGACCCGGCCAACTGGTACTGGTTCGAGGGCAACTTCGAGAGCTACGAGAAGAACAAGATCGAGCGGCTCGGTGAAGACGCCGCGCGTCCGCACCGGGTCACGCACCGCAAGCTGACCCGCGACTGAGATCAGGGCAAAAACTGAGGACGGCGATGAGCCCCGGCCGGGGCTCATCGCCGTCCTCAATTTTCACACCGCGCTCTGCCTGCGCAGCACGAGAAGAGCCAGCCAGCCGATCGGAACGCGCACCCAGAACGTGATCAGGCGGAACAGCACCGCGGCCGACAGCGCGACCGGCTTGTCCACGCCGATCACCACCAGGCCGCCCGCCAGCGCCGCCTCGGCCGCGCCGATCCCACCCGGCACCGGCACCGCCCCCGCGATCGCCGAGCCACTGATCACCACGACGGCCAGCAGCACCAGCGGGGCGCTCTCGCCGAACGCCCACAGGGCCGAGCCGAGCACCGCCACGAACCCCAGCGTCACGGTGAGATGGCCGGCCACCGCCAGAGCCAGACGCCGGCGATCGGTGACGATGTCGCGCAGCTCGGGGCCGGCGTCCCGGAACGGCCGCACCACGTACTTCGTGACCAGCGCCCGCCCCCACGGCCAGAACCGCAGCAGCACCAGGAGGGCCACCACCACACCCAGCGCCGCGCCCACGGTCATCCAGGGCACGTGCGGCGCGTCGGACAGCGACCGGCCCGAGGCCACCAGCAGCAGCACCACCAGAACGGCCGTGACCAGCACGGACGTGGTCTGGACCAGCCCGACCACGGCGACCGCGACGGCCAGCGGGATGCCCTTGCGGGTCAGGTAGCGCACGTTCAGCGCCAGCCCGCCGGCACTGGCCGGGGTGATCAGATTGACGAACGAGGTGGCCAGCTGGACCAGCGTGGTCTGCCCGAACGGGAGCTTGCCCGGGGCGAAAGCGACGAACCCGGCCGCGCTGCCGACGATCGGCAGCACCGAGGCCAGGCAGGCCAGGGTCAGCCAGAGCGGGTCGGTGGAGCGCAGACGCTCGAAGAGGTCCGCGAAATCCACCTGCTGGAGCAGCGCATAACCGCCGAGAACCGTGGCGAGCACCAGCACGACCCGCCCGATCACCCGGCCCCACCCCGGTTCCCGCTCCGGTTCCGGCGCCTCCTGCGCAGGTAGTGGCCGCACAGCTGGCGTTTCCGAGGGCACCGACACGCCCAAACCTTCGCACAGCGTGCTGACCAGGAGAAAAATGAGAGACGACGAATGACCTGCGGGACCGCTCAGCCGGGTGGGAACAGCGCGGCGAGTTCCTCGATGCGGGCGATGCGGGCGGTGTCGGTCATGACCTCTCTCGCCAGCCCAGGCAACCCGGCGGCCGACCGGGCGAGATCCCGGCGCTGATCCTCGGACAGCTGCGACACGTCGAGGATGCCGAGGTGGTATTCGGATATCTCGCGAAGATGGTTCGCCAGATCCTGGCCACGCACCAGGCCGGCCAGGGTCTCGACGGCCCAGTAGAAGTCCCAGGACGAGACGTCCCAGCTCAGTTCGGCGGAGAGGAACACGGATCCGGCCATTACCTACCCACCATGAAGACTCGGGGACCCAGGGGCTCGATGATCTTCTGGATCCGCTCGATCTGGGCGGCGGTGAAGCCGGAGACGTCGACGGGCACCAGCTCAGCCTTGCCCAGGTGCTTGTGGAGCTGCCAGACGAAAGTATCTCACTGCCGATCAAGGAACCGGCCGGGAAATCCGCCCATCGCGTCGTACACGGTGCCGTGCTCGTCGAGCCAGTCGCCCGGGC includes the following:
- the ettA gene encoding energy-dependent translational throttle protein EttA; the protein is MAEYIYTMRKARKAHGDKVILDDVTLSFLPGAKIGVVGPNGAGKSSVLKIMAGIDQPSNGDVRLDPEATVGILMQEPELNESKTVLGNVEEGVGEIKAKLDRFNAISEEMASPDADYDALLAEMGELQEALDHADAWDLDAQLEQAMDALRCPPPDADVSVLSGGERRRVALCKLLLSKPDLLLLDEPTNHLDAESVQWLEQFLASYAGAVLAVTHDRYFLDNVAEWILELDRGRAYPYEGNYSTYLEKKAQRLAVQGKKDAKLAKRLADELDWVRQNAKGRQTKSKARLARYEEMAAEAERTRKLDFEEIQIPAGPRLGSLVIETQKLGKSFGERELIKDLSFNLPRNGIVGVIGPNGVGKTTLFKTIVGLEEPTSGQVRVGETVLTSYVDQNRGGLDPKKTLWETVSDGLDYIKVGQVEVPSRAYVAAFGFKGPDQQKPTGVLSGGERNRLNLALTLKQGGNLLLLDEPTNDLDVETLGSLENALLEFPGCAVVISHDRWFLDRVTTHILAYEGTEEDPANWYWFEGNFESYEKNKIERLGEDAARPHRVTHRKLTRD
- a CDS encoding lysylphosphatidylglycerol synthase transmembrane domain-containing protein yields the protein MRPLPAQEAPEPEREPGWGRVIGRVVLVLATVLGGYALLQQVDFADLFERLRSTDPLWLTLACLASVLPIVGSAAGFVAFAPGKLPFGQTTLVQLATSFVNLITPASAGGLALNVRYLTRKGIPLAVAVAVVGLVQTTSVLVTAVLVVLLLVASGRSLSDAPHVPWMTVGAALGVVVALLVLLRFWPWGRALVTKYVVRPFRDAGPELRDIVTDRRRLALAVAGHLTVTLGFVAVLGSALWAFGESAPLVLLAVVVISGSAIAGAVPVPGGIGAAEAALAGGLVVIGVDKPVALSAAVLFRLITFWVRVPIGWLALLVLRRQSAV